One genomic window of Parabacteroides pacaensis includes the following:
- a CDS encoding DcaP family trimeric outer membrane transporter, protein MKTNLTTLKGKTRIFFLLLTFFSLLASAQKPVKAWVFINSDSASVNVLKMLYESRNRMVQDPQSPRFVMVDNSGNYVLGIGGFVAANISSDFNGLSDKDFVIYDIPVPTAKFKDNKFNFALDQSRLFVKLVGNTELGRLVAYVETDFRGGSGGLLHLRQAYVSFKNLLVGQTWSTFMDLDGTPYTLDFEGPNSMISIRQPMIRYTLPFAKRWSLEAALEVPTISYSTRQDMAPLSFPQSVPDIPARLIYSAGFGHIQLAGLLRTLIVPDTLVNGSNHSVGYGFAFSGSINLPAGFKFQYQATYGKGISHYINGLKNRGLDLLYNPATRSTSLVPIWGGYVNLARTWGRNGMFTSNLLYGQANADIHDAALPHQYKRGYYFAINTVWTFIKYGTVGVEFLHGARTDINGEKGDANRINALLRYNF, encoded by the coding sequence ATGAAGACGAATTTAACAACGCTGAAAGGAAAAACACGTATCTTCTTCCTTTTACTTACTTTCTTTTCACTACTGGCTTCCGCACAAAAGCCGGTAAAAGCATGGGTATTTATTAACAGCGATTCAGCAAGTGTAAATGTGTTAAAGATGTTGTATGAATCCAGGAATCGAATGGTGCAAGACCCTCAATCGCCTCGTTTTGTGATGGTAGATAATTCAGGTAATTATGTGTTAGGCATCGGAGGATTCGTGGCAGCGAATATCTCTTCCGATTTTAACGGGCTGTCCGATAAAGACTTTGTAATTTATGATATACCTGTCCCTACCGCCAAATTTAAAGACAACAAATTTAATTTTGCACTAGACCAATCCCGGCTGTTTGTTAAATTAGTCGGGAATACGGAATTAGGACGTCTGGTAGCCTACGTCGAAACCGATTTCCGCGGAGGAAGCGGCGGATTATTACATCTCCGGCAAGCTTATGTAAGTTTTAAAAACCTCTTGGTCGGACAAACATGGTCTACCTTTATGGACCTGGATGGTACCCCTTATACACTGGACTTTGAAGGCCCTAATAGCATGATCTCTATTCGCCAGCCCATGATACGGTATACGCTGCCTTTTGCAAAACGCTGGTCGTTGGAAGCAGCCCTCGAAGTACCCACTATTTCCTATTCTACCCGTCAGGATATGGCCCCTCTCTCGTTCCCTCAAAGTGTCCCCGATATACCGGCACGGCTTATTTACAGTGCCGGGTTCGGACATATACAATTGGCCGGCTTGCTCCGCACCTTAATCGTCCCCGATACCTTGGTCAACGGAAGCAACCATTCCGTAGGATACGGTTTTGCATTTAGCGGTTCCATCAACTTGCCCGCCGGATTCAAATTCCAATACCAGGCAACCTACGGAAAAGGAATCTCTCACTACATCAACGGATTGAAAAACAGGGGGCTCGATTTATTATATAACCCTGCAACACGCAGCACGAGCCTGGTTCCTATCTGGGGCGGTTATGTAAATTTAGCGCGTACCTGGGGACGGAACGGTATGTTTACATCCAACCTCCTGTACGGCCAAGCGAATGCCGACATCCATGACGCAGCTCTCCCTCATCAATATAAAAGAGGATATTATTTTGCTATTAACACGGTTTGGACATTTATTAAATATGGAACCGTAGGAGTGGAGTTCTTGCATGGCGCCCGAACGGATATCAACGGGGAAAAAGGAGATGCCAACCGCATAAATGCTTTATTAAGATATAATTTTTAA
- a CDS encoding 6-bladed beta-propeller — MKTTINLLFVFVACMVSACTDHSSILKHDLPLYSFKINTENVSELNLQNIASLDRIIPLETKDECLITSIGKVFITDSSLVVWDKGTDNIFIFDNAGRYQRPIGRKGPSPEEYTNIGDVQMKNDTVQILDVATRRMINYDISGKFISSIQSDYYLYTFYEVPEGYWGINVYQNKDHYNLILLDKKLRKIKRGCFVSEQILPLRPTNNFSKNEKSDELIFHYPYNDTIYTIRKDSIIPFIALDFGENEKPAEINTEMYKGRIHNVHLYGDHLFFSFSHALGNRMSYEGYNGYISLKSLETTIYTFHIAHDERTIVTPLPELVNISKGKLIYQIVPGEFPEEVFNRLKEASWGTVNGESNPILVLYNLKK, encoded by the coding sequence ATGAAAACAACAATAAACCTGCTCTTTGTTTTTGTAGCTTGTATGGTAAGTGCCTGTACCGACCATTCAAGCATACTAAAACACGACCTTCCCCTTTATTCTTTCAAAATAAACACAGAAAACGTATCCGAACTTAACTTACAGAACATAGCCAGTCTCGATAGAATCATACCTTTGGAAACAAAAGACGAATGTCTAATCACTTCTATCGGAAAAGTATTTATAACGGATTCCTCTCTTGTGGTATGGGATAAAGGTACCGATAACATTTTTATTTTTGATAATGCAGGCCGGTATCAACGGCCAATAGGACGTAAAGGCCCTTCTCCCGAAGAATATACCAATATAGGAGATGTCCAAATGAAAAATGATACGGTTCAGATATTGGATGTAGCCACTCGCAGGATGATAAATTATGACATTTCGGGGAAATTCATTTCATCTATTCAATCAGATTATTATTTGTATACGTTTTATGAGGTACCGGAAGGTTATTGGGGCATCAATGTGTATCAGAATAAAGATCATTATAACTTAATACTGTTAGATAAGAAACTCCGGAAAATAAAACGAGGATGTTTTGTAAGTGAGCAAATTCTTCCTTTGCGTCCTACCAACAATTTTTCTAAAAATGAGAAAAGCGATGAATTAATATTTCATTATCCCTATAATGATACTATTTATACAATACGAAAAGATAGCATTATTCCGTTTATCGCGCTTGATTTCGGAGAGAATGAAAAACCGGCGGAGATAAATACGGAAATGTATAAAGGACGTATTCACAATGTTCATCTGTATGGAGATCACTTGTTTTTTTCTTTTAGCCATGCGCTGGGAAATAGAATGTCGTATGAGGGATATAATGGCTATATTTCATTAAAAAGCTTGGAGACCACAATTTATACTTTCCATATCGCCCATGATGAAAGAACGATCGTTACGCCATTGCCTGAACTCGTCAATATTTCAAAGGGAAAGCTTATTTATCAAATAGTGCCCGGCGAATTTCCCGAAGAAGTATTTAACAGGTTAAAAGAAGCTTCGTGGGGAACGGTAAACGGTGAGTCCAACCCCATACTCGTATTGTATAACTTAAAGAAATAA
- a CDS encoding PL29 family lyase N-terminal domain-containing protein: MKKNYFFSKLILCGVFTLTTATAFVSCKDYDDDIDNLQSQIDANKSAIEKLQTAIDGGAVVLNTEPIEGGSRLNLSNGSHVDIMNGKDGKQGEQGLQGIQGVQGQQGIPGVTPKFRINSETNYWEVSLDNGETYSQVLDTAGNPVKATGATGPQGPEGPEGPQGPQGKPGLNGEDGASVDPDAIKNCISVDPVSGQIIIGSGENAIHTKFIVDDPKNPFIAENEATGTLDLTYEGVTYSLWKAGATLQSLVYVPEYDTKTIYNYYLVKGEGNKEETIAKSSSSLEFEVRPAAINVTEYTWSMPVIGVKTTKANSLGELLISEGSMKLEKNTLTFDYTPSVKLADGASYMTALIAKKVDPENADKVLQEISSEYIKFAYGKKNVSEIAIYQKDEKVESPLDYKVVYNDAKGTDIASGLIAMFETKAKSNANEAVTSLGFAAPTITVTPVKDNNANAKYYTVDGTTIKVKELGNAAAIGMEATYEIVFKIGNTQVGEKVIAKVTAERGSISADDSYDYGTFETNYGKALNKALAFDEIYKLADISATEWANDWANTVKFTATVKKDGKAVTTNAPALTFAKPATLTLSTQASDAVGTYEIEGTFELSKTRKYTVTAKVVIAYPFSFDPISKFRADNWWNTDGSLKVIGTEENNKFALQGDLSQAYKAKVNDLTLADYGAYQFELAKESKDNFEIASDGKTISFKADKVDFTKRAKVIVKFKYTAGALLEVETMEVAFEKPLMAPTASTIYLDSKNVDNDNAKLGNFITLKDFKNNTLWHPATTKADGGWNNGWVSYYSISKIEYSLDADAANYVTIDPLTTVTATGANPATTATFESTIKVKDNLSLAKPLDINVKVKVTTSIGVVVEGTVPVNVK, encoded by the coding sequence ATGAAGAAGAATTATTTCTTTAGCAAATTGATCTTGTGCGGTGTGTTCACACTAACCACTGCAACAGCTTTTGTAAGTTGTAAAGATTATGACGATGACATTGACAATTTGCAAAGTCAAATCGATGCAAATAAAAGTGCCATTGAAAAATTACAAACTGCCATCGACGGCGGAGCGGTAGTGCTCAACACCGAGCCTATTGAAGGGGGAAGTCGTCTTAATCTTTCCAATGGGAGCCACGTAGACATCATGAATGGGAAAGATGGTAAACAGGGTGAGCAAGGATTACAAGGTATTCAAGGTGTTCAAGGTCAACAAGGAATTCCCGGGGTGACTCCGAAGTTCAGGATCAATAGCGAAACGAATTACTGGGAGGTTTCCTTAGACAACGGCGAGACTTATAGCCAGGTGTTAGACACGGCAGGAAATCCGGTAAAGGCTACAGGTGCAACAGGCCCACAAGGTCCCGAAGGCCCGGAAGGTCCACAGGGTCCGCAAGGAAAACCGGGATTGAATGGAGAAGACGGTGCTTCTGTTGATCCGGATGCAATCAAGAATTGTATTTCCGTTGATCCGGTAAGCGGACAAATCATTATCGGTTCCGGAGAAAATGCGATCCATACTAAATTTATAGTAGATGATCCTAAAAATCCGTTTATTGCAGAAAATGAAGCTACCGGTACATTAGATCTTACGTATGAAGGGGTAACTTATTCTTTATGGAAAGCCGGAGCAACTTTGCAAAGCCTGGTATATGTTCCTGAATATGATACGAAGACTATCTATAATTATTATTTGGTAAAAGGAGAAGGTAATAAGGAAGAAACCATTGCCAAATCTTCGTCTTCTTTAGAATTTGAAGTACGTCCGGCAGCTATCAACGTTACAGAATATACTTGGTCTATGCCTGTGATCGGTGTAAAAACAACAAAGGCTAATTCGTTAGGTGAACTCCTGATTTCCGAAGGATCCATGAAGTTGGAAAAGAATACTTTGACATTCGACTATACTCCGAGCGTTAAGCTTGCAGACGGTGCTTCTTATATGACGGCCCTGATTGCTAAAAAAGTAGATCCTGAAAATGCAGATAAAGTACTCCAGGAAATCTCTTCCGAATACATCAAATTTGCCTATGGCAAGAAGAATGTAAGCGAGATCGCTATTTATCAAAAAGATGAAAAAGTGGAATCGCCTCTTGATTATAAGGTTGTATACAATGATGCAAAGGGCACGGATATAGCATCCGGTTTAATTGCTATGTTTGAAACAAAAGCAAAAAGTAACGCAAATGAAGCAGTTACCAGCCTTGGCTTTGCAGCCCCTACTATTACCGTTACTCCTGTTAAGGACAACAATGCGAATGCAAAGTATTATACTGTAGACGGCACTACCATAAAAGTAAAAGAACTCGGTAATGCGGCTGCTATCGGTATGGAAGCTACTTACGAAATCGTATTTAAAATCGGTAACACACAAGTAGGTGAAAAAGTGATTGCTAAAGTTACAGCTGAAAGAGGCAGCATCTCTGCAGACGATTCTTATGATTACGGTACTTTCGAAACAAATTACGGCAAAGCATTGAATAAAGCATTGGCATTCGATGAGATTTATAAACTTGCCGATATTTCTGCTACCGAATGGGCAAACGACTGGGCGAATACCGTTAAATTTACCGCTACTGTTAAAAAAGATGGTAAAGCAGTAACCACAAATGCTCCTGCACTTACTTTCGCAAAACCGGCTACTCTTACACTTTCTACACAAGCAAGCGATGCAGTAGGTACTTATGAAATAGAAGGTACATTCGAGCTTTCTAAAACAAGAAAATACACAGTCACAGCTAAGGTGGTTATCGCTTATCCGTTCTCATTCGATCCGATTAGCAAATTCCGTGCAGACAACTGGTGGAATACAGACGGTAGCTTGAAAGTTATCGGTACAGAGGAAAATAACAAGTTTGCTCTTCAAGGTGATCTTTCACAAGCTTATAAAGCAAAAGTAAACGATCTTACTCTCGCTGATTACGGTGCATATCAATTCGAACTGGCGAAAGAAAGCAAAGATAACTTCGAAATTGCAAGCGATGGCAAAACCATTTCCTTCAAAGCCGATAAAGTTGATTTCACCAAACGTGCTAAAGTAATCGTAAAATTCAAATACACAGCCGGTGCTCTTCTTGAAGTAGAAACCATGGAAGTTGCTTTCGAAAAACCATTGATGGCTCCGACTGCTTCTACCATCTACCTGGATAGCAAGAATGTGGACAATGACAACGCTAAGCTTGGCAATTTCATCACTTTAAAAGATTTCAAGAACAACACGCTCTGGCATCCGGCAACAACAAAAGCCGATGGTGGTTGGAATAACGGTTGGGTAAGCTATTATTCAATCAGCAAAATTGAATATTCATTAGATGCCGATGCAGCAAACTATGTAACGATCGATCCATTGACGACAGTTACAGCTACAGGTGCAAATCCTGCAACTACTGCTACATTTGAGTCTACTATTAAAGTAAAAGATAACCTTTCTTTGGCAAAACCGTTAGATATCAATGTCAAAGTAAAAGTTACCACTTCTATAGGAGTTGTAGTAGAAGGTACAGTTCCTGTAAACGTAAAATAA
- a CDS encoding translocation/assembly module TamB domain-containing protein codes for MNRWIKWIGIIILIPVVLFILLASLLYIPAVQNFAKNKATAYASKVTGMDIRIDRVRLSFPLNIVIKEVEVVDAHADTLLHAGGISASVQLKPLFKKEVVINGIDIQDVSLDTDSLIKGMHVGGTLGSLTLKADRALLTEEQVTINDIGLHDADIRLVLASDTTPKVQDTIQSSVRWKMKLQSVTLDKVAFAMKMPQDSMYLAARIQEAKMRDGNIDLYTQRYEASLLSITNSSLTYIQGDTVPLPGFDPSYIVLNDLNMELDSVMNQKINVAGFIRELSFKERSGLQVSSLTGKVRMDSTQVYVPDLTLATPYSNVKLQAQGAVTSFRKDAEGQLKVLLSASLGKRDIVLLAGQIPESFQQNYPDKPISVQVNIDGNTDKLYIRTLDARLPDAFKLTANGTAEQIMDSLRRSGEIKLKLETENLEFVTAMLDSTGKQTFRLPSNMLLEGDATLAAGLYHAQLNLTEGKGNVDLTAYYQAFKKAYGADVDIRNLQLANFLPSDSLQHISATLHAEGQGTDFFAPATFATLKGRINRLEYGSLDLTGVTLDGSLKQHKAQVTLNSDFAPARFNLNVEGTLQRNHVAGEVTLQVDTLNLYQLHLMKSPFTTSLLLHFTGESDLKKNFQAEANLTQWKIITPRQTVSPKDILVKASSAAHATELNLQAGDLSVEVSGNEDVQTLSTRFSRFSAMLAEQMKKEVLNLTELREQLPVLQMQVSAGSDNPVHNFLGLSNINFRTMSFRASTSPADGLNGNLLFNSFQLDTLQLDTVRLALHQDDAGIHIDAGISNNEQNRQHVFTSSLEGLVENTGAQALLRFVNGQGKTGLMLGARVKREENAWVASFYPDDPIVAFRRFHLIENNYIRMNNDKKIDAHFRMEGEDGAVLSFNSRPSDAKQNILDLGIQKFNLSLISQLLPYMPDVGGLLHANVEYAVRDSIYHVKADLGVDTLSYERRSLGDIQLDASYMPGTGKSHHIDAHLLHNKSEVLAATGAYYQMGNQDSLQSRIKITDLPLWMANPFIPEDMANMAGALEGQMEVTGHMKQPDINGYVNLDTASVFVVPAGARFRFDDKRIEIKDNRFLFNQYHIISSGNNPFTIDGVVDASDFANMTADLTLSANNMEVLNVKRNKESLVYGKVYIDLNSTVKGPFDALVMRGNIELLGNTNATYVLKDSPLTVQDRLSDIVTFVNFADTAQLQKAEEQPLKLGGLDMLLTIHIDQAVQLNVDLSEDRQSYVNAEGGGDLSFQYSPQGDMVLTGRYTISSGKVRYALPVIPAKTFSIQQGSYVEWSGNAMDPYIDVTAIERVRTSVTLPDQAPQPVNFDVSIAVKNTLENLSLQFNLSAPENMAVENELSAMSAEERSKQAVAMLVTNMYMAGGNSSGKTNLNVGDALNSFLQKEIGNLAGGALKSIDVTFGMETYDADGQQGGGSRTDYSFQFSKRFYNDRLQVIIGGRISTGVPEEETQSFIDNVAIEYRLDNSGSRYIKLFHNKDYESILEGEITETGAGIVLRRKMQRLKELFLFKRKKQETQSSTL; via the coding sequence ATGAACCGATGGATTAAATGGATTGGGATCATCATCTTAATTCCGGTAGTACTCTTCATACTGCTGGCCAGTCTGCTATACATACCTGCCGTACAGAATTTTGCCAAAAACAAGGCCACAGCCTATGCCTCTAAAGTTACCGGCATGGATATCCGGATAGACCGGGTAAGACTTTCTTTTCCGCTAAACATAGTAATTAAAGAAGTGGAAGTGGTGGATGCACATGCCGATACCCTGTTACATGCAGGGGGAATAAGTGCGAGCGTGCAGCTAAAACCTTTGTTCAAAAAAGAGGTGGTAATTAACGGAATAGACATACAAGACGTCTCGTTGGATACCGATTCGTTAATTAAAGGAATGCATGTAGGCGGAACGTTAGGAAGCCTTACCTTGAAAGCAGACCGTGCCCTCCTTACTGAAGAACAAGTGACTATCAACGACATCGGATTGCACGATGCTGATATCCGTCTTGTATTAGCAAGCGATACCACCCCCAAAGTACAAGATACGATCCAATCGTCCGTCCGGTGGAAGATGAAGCTCCAATCCGTAACTCTTGATAAGGTAGCTTTTGCTATGAAGATGCCTCAGGATAGTATGTATCTGGCGGCACGTATCCAGGAAGCTAAAATGAGAGACGGAAATATCGATTTATATACCCAGCGGTACGAAGCCAGCCTGTTAAGCATCACCAATTCCTCTCTTACTTATATCCAGGGAGATACGGTGCCTTTGCCGGGGTTCGACCCTTCTTACATTGTATTGAACGATCTCAATATGGAACTGGATTCGGTAATGAACCAGAAAATAAATGTAGCCGGTTTTATACGGGAGCTTTCGTTTAAAGAACGTTCGGGCTTACAAGTTTCCTCACTTACAGGAAAAGTGCGTATGGACAGTACCCAGGTGTATGTGCCGGACTTAACGCTTGCTACTCCTTATTCAAATGTGAAATTACAGGCCCAGGGTGCTGTCACTTCTTTCAGGAAAGATGCGGAAGGGCAGTTAAAAGTCTTGCTTAGTGCTTCTTTAGGGAAAAGAGACATTGTACTTCTTGCAGGACAAATCCCGGAAAGTTTTCAGCAGAATTATCCTGATAAGCCTATTTCCGTACAGGTAAATATAGACGGGAATACGGATAAATTGTATATCCGTACCCTCGATGCCCGGTTGCCGGATGCTTTTAAGCTTACCGCAAACGGAACGGCAGAACAAATTATGGACAGCTTACGCCGTTCCGGTGAGATAAAGCTAAAGCTGGAAACGGAGAATCTGGAATTTGTCACAGCCATGCTGGACAGTACCGGCAAACAGACCTTCCGTTTGCCTAGCAATATGTTACTTGAAGGAGATGCCACATTAGCAGCCGGCCTGTATCATGCTCAGCTAAACCTCACCGAAGGGAAGGGAAACGTGGATTTAACCGCCTATTACCAAGCTTTTAAAAAGGCATACGGTGCAGATGTGGATATCCGTAATCTGCAATTAGCCAATTTTCTTCCTTCCGATTCGTTGCAGCATATTTCGGCCACCCTCCATGCGGAGGGCCAAGGCACGGACTTCTTTGCTCCTGCTACTTTTGCGACCCTAAAAGGACGGATAAATCGACTGGAATACGGAAGCTTGGATCTTACAGGGGTCACGCTAGATGGATCTTTGAAACAGCATAAAGCCCAAGTTACGTTGAATAGCGACTTTGCGCCGGCCCGGTTTAACCTCAATGTGGAAGGAACTTTACAAAGAAATCATGTAGCGGGGGAGGTAACTTTGCAGGTGGATACCCTGAATCTATATCAACTCCATTTGATGAAATCGCCTTTTACAACTTCTCTTTTGCTCCACTTTACAGGAGAAAGCGATTTAAAGAAGAATTTCCAGGCGGAAGCTAATCTTACACAGTGGAAAATTATTACTCCCCGGCAGACAGTCTCTCCCAAGGACATCCTGGTAAAAGCCTCCTCGGCAGCTCATGCAACGGAACTGAATCTACAGGCAGGCGATTTGTCGGTTGAAGTTTCCGGGAATGAAGATGTGCAAACCTTAAGCACCCGCTTTTCCCGTTTTTCCGCCATGCTGGCCGAACAAATGAAGAAGGAGGTACTTAATTTGACGGAGTTGCGGGAACAATTACCGGTTTTACAGATGCAAGTTTCCGCGGGGAGCGACAATCCGGTACACAATTTCCTCGGCCTTTCCAATATAAACTTCCGCACGATGTCGTTCCGCGCATCCACATCGCCCGCCGACGGGTTAAACGGGAATCTGTTATTCAACTCTTTTCAACTGGATACCTTACAACTGGATACGGTACGGTTGGCACTTCACCAAGATGATGCCGGAATCCATATCGATGCCGGAATCAGCAATAATGAGCAAAACCGCCAGCATGTATTTACTTCTTCCCTGGAAGGACTGGTGGAAAATACCGGTGCACAGGCTTTGCTACGGTTTGTCAACGGACAAGGGAAAACCGGGCTGATGTTAGGTGCACGGGTAAAACGGGAAGAGAATGCCTGGGTAGCGAGCTTTTACCCGGACGACCCGATTGTGGCTTTCCGCCGTTTCCATCTGATAGAAAATAATTATATCCGGATGAATAATGATAAAAAGATCGATGCCCATTTCCGGATGGAGGGGGAAGACGGAGCTGTGCTTTCTTTTAACTCCCGCCCGTCGGATGCCAAACAAAACATCCTGGACTTGGGGATTCAGAAATTCAATCTTTCTTTAATTTCCCAATTGTTACCTTATATGCCGGACGTAGGAGGTTTGCTACATGCCAACGTAGAATATGCAGTAAGAGACAGCATTTATCATGTAAAAGCCGATCTGGGAGTCGATACTCTTTCTTATGAAAGGAGATCGTTAGGCGACATACAGTTAGATGCTTCGTATATGCCGGGGACAGGGAAAAGCCACCATATCGATGCCCACTTGTTACATAATAAAAGTGAAGTCTTGGCTGCAACCGGAGCTTATTACCAAATGGGAAACCAAGACAGTTTGCAAAGCCGCATAAAAATTACGGATCTTCCTCTTTGGATGGCTAATCCGTTTATTCCCGAAGACATGGCGAATATGGCAGGAGCATTGGAGGGACAGATGGAAGTAACCGGGCACATGAAACAGCCGGATATAAACGGTTACGTAAATTTGGATACGGCTTCTGTGTTTGTGGTTCCGGCGGGAGCACGTTTCCGTTTTGACGACAAACGCATAGAAATTAAAGATAACCGTTTCTTATTCAATCAATATCATATCATATCTTCAGGCAACAATCCTTTTACCATCGACGGGGTAGTCGATGCATCGGACTTTGCGAATATGACGGCTGACTTAACGCTTTCGGCCAACAATATGGAGGTACTCAACGTAAAGCGTAATAAGGAATCACTCGTCTACGGGAAAGTGTATATCGACCTGAACTCTACGGTGAAGGGACCGTTCGATGCTTTGGTAATGCGGGGCAATATCGAGCTTCTGGGAAATACCAATGCCACCTATGTATTGAAAGATTCGCCTCTTACCGTACAAGACCGTCTCTCGGACATTGTTACCTTCGTAAATTTTGCGGATACGGCCCAATTGCAAAAGGCGGAAGAACAGCCGTTAAAATTAGGAGGACTGGATATGTTGCTGACGATTCATATAGACCAAGCCGTACAGTTGAACGTAGATCTTTCGGAAGACCGCCAGAGTTACGTAAATGCGGAAGGCGGGGGAGATTTATCCTTCCAGTATTCGCCGCAGGGTGATATGGTTCTGACAGGACGGTATACCATCAGTTCAGGAAAGGTAAGGTACGCTCTTCCTGTGATTCCTGCGAAAACTTTTTCTATCCAGCAAGGTAGCTATGTGGAATGGAGTGGAAATGCCATGGATCCTTATATAGATGTTACGGCCATAGAACGTGTACGAACGTCTGTAACGCTACCCGACCAGGCGCCTCAACCTGTCAATTTCGATGTAAGCATTGCCGTAAAGAATACATTGGAGAACCTTAGTTTGCAGTTCAACCTGTCTGCACCGGAAAACATGGCGGTAGAAAATGAACTGAGTGCCATGTCGGCAGAAGAACGGAGTAAACAGGCGGTAGCCATGCTGGTTACCAACATGTATATGGCCGGAGGGAACAGTAGCGGCAAAACGAACCTGAATGTAGGAGATGCTTTAAACAGTTTCTTGCAAAAGGAAATAGGCAACCTGGCGGGTGGTGCACTTAAAAGCATCGATGTTACGTTCGGCATGGAAACGTATGATGCCGACGGGCAACAAGGGGGAGGATCACGTACCGATTATTCTTTCCAATTCTCCAAACGTTTTTATAACGACCGGTTGCAGGTAATTATCGGAGGACGCATTTCCACCGGCGTGCCCGAAGAAGAAACCCAGTCGTTTATCGATAATGTAGCCATCGAATATCGCTTGGACAACAGCGGTTCCCGATATATCAAACTGTTCCACAACAAAGATTATGAGAGCATCTTGGAAGGAGAAATTACAGAAACAGGGGCAGGTATCGTTCTGCGCCGGAAAATGCAACGCTTAAAAGAACTGTTTTTATTTAAAAGGAAAAAGCAAGAAACGCAAAGCAGCACGCTATGA